A genome region from Dolichospermum compactum NIES-806 includes the following:
- a CDS encoding TRAP transporter small permease subunit, with protein sequence MRNSKRFAFISKLLRFSQFIDNGADKLGWLSNWLVLLTIGVGFFNVVARYMGRFIGVQLSSNALLELQWYLFSLTFLFGFVYILRHGENVRVDFLYTNMSQKKRALVDFMGTVLFLIPFCLIGIWVTINPVLQSWGRLSDGSWGTWEISSDANGLPRAPIKTMVPVALLLLLLQSISQAIKYLAVLLGYHQVAEQIRLETSENINIE encoded by the coding sequence ATGCGTAACTCAAAAAGATTTGCTTTCATCAGTAAGCTATTAAGATTTTCCCAATTTATTGACAATGGTGCTGATAAATTGGGATGGTTATCAAATTGGCTGGTTTTATTGACAATTGGAGTCGGTTTTTTCAATGTTGTCGCCCGTTATATGGGTCGTTTCATTGGCGTACAATTGTCTTCTAATGCCTTATTAGAACTGCAATGGTATTTATTTTCTCTCACATTCTTATTCGGCTTTGTTTATATTTTACGTCATGGGGAAAATGTACGTGTTGATTTTCTCTATACTAATATGAGTCAAAAAAAACGCGCCTTAGTTGATTTTATGGGAACAGTTTTATTTTTAATTCCCTTTTGTTTAATCGGTATTTGGGTGACAATCAATCCGGTTTTACAATCTTGGGGGAGATTAAGTGATGGTAGTTGGGGAACTTGGGAAATATCCTCTGACGCTAACGGTTTACCCCGCGCCCCAATTAAAACTATGGTTCCCGTAGCTTTATTATTGCTGCTTTTACAAAGTATTTCTCAAGCAATTAAATATTTAGCCGTACTACTAGGCTATCACCAAGTGGCAGAACAAATTCGTTTAGAAACTTCAGAAAATATCAATATTGAGTAG
- a CDS encoding Uma2 family endonuclease yields MLETVLAVPSIKLPPTQAELPCDDGIPMETQRHKLQMDVLIDTIQPWLDQRADGYVGGNMFVYYSLAQLKNQDFRGPDFFAVLGVPKTERLSWVVWEEGKPPDVVIELLSETTANNDKNQKKLIYQNQMRVSEYFWYDPFNPNDFAGFDLNSGAYQQIALNEKNQLVSKVLNLALVRWEGNYRGVDATWLRWATLDGELFPTSQEMVGITQQRAEKAELQLRQVAINLLQNGMSVEQVAQLTNLDILEVEKLLN; encoded by the coding sequence ATGTTAGAAACTGTTTTGGCTGTACCTAGCATTAAACTGCCACCCACCCAGGCAGAACTTCCTTGTGATGATGGTATCCCGATGGAGACACAAAGACATAAATTACAAATGGATGTTCTAATTGATACTATTCAGCCTTGGTTAGATCAAAGGGCTGATGGATATGTAGGTGGCAATATGTTTGTCTACTACAGTTTAGCACAATTAAAAAATCAAGATTTTCGCGGTCCAGATTTCTTTGCTGTTTTAGGTGTGCCGAAAACAGAAAGACTTTCTTGGGTAGTTTGGGAAGAAGGAAAACCCCCAGATGTGGTAATTGAATTACTTTCAGAAACCACAGCTAACAATGATAAAAATCAGAAAAAATTGATTTATCAAAATCAAATGCGGGTTTCTGAATATTTTTGGTATGACCCGTTTAACCCCAATGATTTTGCAGGTTTTGATCTGAATAGTGGTGCATATCAACAGATTGCTCTAAATGAGAAAAATCAATTGGTAAGCAAAGTTTTAAATTTAGCTTTAGTGCGTTGGGAAGGTAATTATAGAGGCGTTGATGCGACTTGGTTACGTTGGGCAACTTTGGATGGTGAGTTGTTTCCCACTTCTCAAGAAATGGTAGGAATTACACAACAAAGAGCAGAAAAAGCTGAATTGCAATTAAGACAAGTTGCCATTAATTTGTTACAGAATGGAATGTCTGTAGAACAAGTGGCACAATTGACAAATTTGGATATTTTGGAGGTGGAAAAATTGCTTAATTAA